A window of Syngnathus acus chromosome 17, fSynAcu1.2, whole genome shotgun sequence genomic DNA:
TACTttatgaagggaaaaaaaatcgttttAAGAACAATTTGTATGTGCATTTTAGAGGTGTCGGCATATTTGAAGAAGAACAGCAAAGACGTGTGGAGCGAAGAAGAAGTGGCTGAGGGCCCGCAGTACGAAGATATCACTGACCCAAGGCCGCAGCCTCAGTACGTCCACACAGCACATGGATATACCGAATTTACGTTTTACTGCTAAATTAGACATATTGTCTGATTTGGAGGTCAAACTAGTCAATCCATAAgacatgaaataaaactttttttgtgattgtgtACAGATATGAAATCATCCTCAAACAAAATGTCGGCACAGAGGATCTTTTTTTGGGCTTGAGCAGAAAGGACCCTTCCTCCATGTGCTGTGAAGCAATGTTGGTAATAAATCACATTATGCGTATGCGTGACCCTTATATTCTGAACCCATTCAAGACACATAACAGTGTAAAATATTGTTGTTGGATATTTCTACCATCAGGTGAAGATCAAACTTCCAGACAGCAAAGCGGCCGACGTGAGTCTGGAGGTGAAAGAAAAGTTCCTTGATATTCGGACACCAAAATAGTAAGGAACATGAGGTCTAATCTCTCCAAAATGGTTCCTCGGAGGGTGTGGCTCTGCCTAGCCCATGTGACTGTGTGACTCAATGATCTGAACATCAACCTGCATATCCTGTGTCTTAATATTATAGTAGACTGGGCCTCCACCTTCCACACCCTGTTCACCAACAGGAGGGCAAGGctcagttttttagtgaacgAGAGGAGCTAGAGGTGACGCTGCTGATGAATCGACCACTGGACGCCATCAACATGCAGTGAAACTTGACGGCCTGTGAGATGGCACCTGGACTTGATCGAATTCTATTGAATATCTGGCTGACAACTAATGTAGACAATGCATCTAATACAGTATAATGATCGCTGCAATATAATGCTTTCACTCTTCAATGTATAAtacttgtattttttgacAAACGTTGTAATTAAATAACAaaagtaaagtaaaaaaaaaaaaaaacccacctaACTTTTACTTAGGTTTgtgtgaaaaaaagagaaagattaTATTTGTGTGGTTATTCATTTGGAGCAAAGTCGCTCGCTTCTCAAACTTTCCCGGCATGCACCTGTTCCGCTGCGCAAGCGCAGACGGCTTTATTTAGTACACAACCAAggatacacgcacacacagcccACTATTCGTGATAACCGGAAACTTCAACCCTGTGGAATTGACCACACTTGGTAAAGGTGATCACTTCATATACTTATTTCGTCAGTACAGCGTTCTAAATAAAACTTCGTTGAACGTCTGCTTTAAAGATTAGCGAAACAAGCTAACGGAAGTGGCATTTATCGGTTAGCAAAGCTGCAGTATCGTTAGCACAAACATCCCCTTCAATTCAGTGCTTAGTCTgttctttttaaaacacaataCCCAGTTTATACTCGTGTATAATATAAGGCGAATCTGTAAAAACCTCCCTTACATCCGCTCAATCTTTATCGCTTGTTTCTATTACAATGTTACAACAGAATCACTGTTGTAACTAAATGATGCCATATTTAATTCACATTTCAAGTGTTGTTTAAAGAGTATAAGTTAAGcttaatatataaaaacacaattgaaCTGATTACAAAGTGGCGTCCTCATAGTTTTGAGTGTGGTATTGTAGAAATATTGATGAATCAAGACTTTTAAGACTCCTTTGCATTCCGGTAACTAGGTGAATTAAATGTTCATTCAGATAATCTCCTTATTGGTGATTTATTGCTGCCTTGTTATTGGAAGACTGGAATTATTTATAGCTACATTTCCACttaaaaagtcaagttttAGTTCTTGGTAGATTTGATATGTTCAGAGCTTCAGATTCCCTTTGCAAAGGTTTCTTTACGGTACCAGCTTTCCTCCCAATAGGGTCTTGGCTGTAGAAGTTCTACAGTATTATTTATGACCATTTTTAATGAAAGGAGTCGTAATTTTGACAGTAATGTgtcaagtaaaacaaaaaaatgtgaaattatttgatAGCTACGTCCCTGCAGGACTGTCCTAAGAGCAAAATTGTGTCTATGACTGTTCCCCAGGTGTGATGGAAAGACAGGCATGATTGGCGCGGCCCTGCCATCATGACAGAGTGCTTCCTGCCACCCAGCAGCAGCCCCGCCGAGCAGCGGCGAGCTGAGCACCCTGGTGGCGTGGCGCGCACCCCCAGCTCCGAGGAGATCAGCCCCACCAAGTTTCCTGGGTTGTACCGCACCGGTGACCCATCGCCACCGCACGATGGTCTCCACCATGAGGCGCCTGACGCATACGTGTCAGATGATGACAAAGAGCacagcaagaagaagaacaaatttaagaagaaggagaagcgCAGTAAGTGGCAAAAATGGTCATAGAATTGCTATGTGCATATGTTAAACTAATATACTGATGGACAATTGTTGTGGCACATTAAAGGGCACTTTAGttattgttttgattggctGTGCTAAGTGTTTGTGAAAGTGTGTTATTGTTTCCAACTTTAATTATAATTTGACATAATTAGGAGAATATTTTGATGTATTGTTTAATCtgtatgtattatttatttcatgctTAGTGTGTACATTTATTGTTACAGTTTTCCTCAGTGGGCAACATCCTCTTTGCCACTTGATGAAAGGTTTTTCGACAGGGTAACCACGGCAACGTCAAGCGAGcgctcatttgtttttggctCTGGCGTCCGAACATGTCGGACAGTTTGGGGACCCTCTCGCCCGTTCAccaatcttttgtttttgaaacctGCTGGCATAAGTGaactttgattgtttttttaagactataaatattttaaaagtagGGAGGTTAAGGCACAAGAGAGTTGTTCTACATTACTGGCTGACCTCTTTTTTCCAAGCaccgtccctccctcccttcctcccttcctgtTTCTCATGTAGAACAACTAACCAGGGCtatctctctccctctctcgctctcgcttgCAACCCAGCGGAAGGATATGCCGCCTTCCAGGAGGACAGCTCAGCAGATGAGGCCGAGAGCCCGTCCAAGATGAAGCGCTCCAAGGGCATTCACGTATTTAAGAAACCCAGCTTCTccaagaagaaggagaaggacTTCAAGGTGAAGGAGAAGGGTCCCAAGGAAGTCAAAGACAAGAAGTCCAAGGACCTGACGGCTGCCGATGTGGTCAAACAGtggaaggagaaaaagaagaagaagaagcccaCCGCCGCTGGCGCCCCTGCCGGTGAGGTAGAAACATTGCCAGCAGAGACGCCTGCCTTCAGGCCCATCTTCGGTGTCCCCCTTGCGGAGGCGGTGAAGCGGACCGCGCTATACGATGGCATCCAGCTTCCCGCAATCTTCAGGGAGTGTGTGGACTACATCGAGAACTACGGCATGAAGTGTGAGGGCATCTATCGCGTCTCAGGTATGCTAACACCATGAGTAGGGTAGTAAGATATTTGACTGGAGTTTTGTAATAGCGGACAGTCAGaaagaacaaacaacaacacttgCTGACATTCGTTTTCATCAGGTATGAAGTCCAAGGTGGACGAGCTGAAGGCGGCATACGACCGGGAGGAGTGTCCGTGCCTGGAGGAGTACGATCCTCACACAGTGGCCAGCCTGCTCAAGCAATACTTGCGCGAGCTGCCCGACAACCTGCTGGGCCGAGACCTGCCGCAGCGCTTCGAGGATGCGTGCGGGCGGCAGGGGGAAGCCGACAAGGTGAGCGAGTTCCAGCGGCTGCTGGCCGAAGCGCCGCCCGAGAGCCGCCTCCTGCTCGGTTGGCTGATCACCCACATGGATCACGTCATCGCCAAGGAGGCCGACACCAAGATGAACATCCAGAATATCTCCATCGTGCTCAACCCTACCATACAGGTGGCTGTCACTTTTTGCGtatctttgtctttttgtttttaaatcaaatagcTCATCAAATAGTAGCAGTTTTAAGTAAATAAACCCTCTTCCCGCTCTCCATTCTTTCAGATCGGCAACAGAGTCCTCTACCTGTTTTTCACGCACGTTAAGGATTTGTTTGGTGACGTGGTCTTGAGGCAGGCAGTGCGTCCACTGCGCTGGTCCAACATGGCCACCATGCCGGCTTTGCCCGAGACTCAGGATAGCATCAAGGAGGAGATCAGGCGGCAGGTGAGAAAATGCATAAATGTTCATTTCTCGTCTGTTGATTGGCTGACCTTAGTCTTTTTTGAGAATTCATGGCGAGACGTCACTAGaaatagctagctagctaaaatAACtagaaatgatgaaaattggaGTCAATTTAACGGCGCGCTTTGCCGCTGAGAGTTTTACCTGCCACTCCAGCCTTTGTCAAAGTTGTCACTATTTCCTTGTGTgatgtgaaataaataaaggaagTGGTCCGAGCTGTGACAATCCAACGCAGCCTGGATTTTACAGGCAGCGTGTCTTTGCTGTCTTGTAGGAGTTCCTGCTCAACTGTCTGCACAGAGACCTGCAGGCTGGCGTGAAGGACTTGTCCAAAGAGGAGCGTCTTTGGGAGGTCCAGAGAATCCTCACCGCTCTCAAGCGTAAACTGAGGGAGGCCAAGCGACAAGTAAGAGAAGCTCACTTTCAAACGCCACTGCCGAAGGTGACTCGCTTTTGCGACGCTTCAGGAATGCGAGACTAAGATCGCCCAGGAGATCGCCAGCCTGTCCAAGGAAGACGTTTCCAAAGAGGAGATGACCGAGAATGAGGAGGAAGTTGTTCACCTTTTACTGGCACAGGTGAGTGAGTGCCATTTTCAACCGATACTTCACTCACCAGATGAATAAGCAGGATTTTGAATGACGTGTATTTCATCTTTTTGCTCTTGTCTAAAATTATGAATCAAATGTATCCACATGTGTGGTCAGGAAAATGAGATCCTGACAGAGCAGGAGGAGTTAATTTCCCTGGAGCAAGTATTGCGCCGACAGATTGCCGCAGAGAAGGAGGAGATTGAGAGGCTGCGGGCGGAGATCGCGGATATCCAGAGGTAGGACGGTGACCGCAATTTCCTCACGTCGTAGCAATTACGTAGAGCCCTAATATTCCT
This region includes:
- the ralbp1 gene encoding ralA-binding protein 1; this encodes MTECFLPPSSSPAEQRRAEHPGGVARTPSSEEISPTKFPGLYRTGDPSPPHDGLHHEAPDAYVSDDDKEHSKKKNKFKKKEKRTEGYAAFQEDSSADEAESPSKMKRSKGIHVFKKPSFSKKKEKDFKVKEKGPKEVKDKKSKDLTAADVVKQWKEKKKKKKPTAAGAPAGEVETLPAETPAFRPIFGVPLAEAVKRTALYDGIQLPAIFRECVDYIENYGMKCEGIYRVSGMKSKVDELKAAYDREECPCLEEYDPHTVASLLKQYLRELPDNLLGRDLPQRFEDACGRQGEADKVSEFQRLLAEAPPESRLLLGWLITHMDHVIAKEADTKMNIQNISIVLNPTIQIGNRVLYLFFTHVKDLFGDVVLRQAVRPLRWSNMATMPALPETQDSIKEEIRRQEFLLNCLHRDLQAGVKDLSKEERLWEVQRILTALKRKLREAKRQECETKIAQEIASLSKEDVSKEEMTENEEEVVHLLLAQENEILTEQEELISLEQVLRRQIAAEKEEIERLRAEIADIQSRQQGRSETEEYSSESESESEDEEELQMILEDLQKQNEELENKNTHLNQAIHEEQEAILELRVQLRLLQSHKLQHELAAQPPPTAAEQTHTAEQPSPEARGGGGEEQAKVSDSNGSSTATAAPVVAPAGKTVKDPPKPSPSKDRRDGNM
- the dnaaf6 gene encoding protein PIH1D3, with protein sequence MEYLDVSSINNMKALSALLSPEQEDENDEDYQDAPPLAKMGPGHLGPPAKKEKEEVSAYLKKNSKDVWSEEEVAEGPQYEDITDPRPQPQYEIILKQNVGTEDLFLGLSRKDPSSMCCEAMLVKIKLPDSKAADVSLEVKEKFLDIRTPKYRLGLHLPHPVHQQEGKAQFFSEREELEVTLLMNRPLDAINMQ